From the genome of Hymenobacter cellulosilyticus, one region includes:
- a CDS encoding class I SAM-dependent methyltransferase: MLIGMAFLEEFLRNPATVGSMVPSSRELTDKVTEPIDFATAACIVEYGPGTGVFTDILMARRRPETVLVLIEVSRRFCQLLQERYAGHPNVHVIHGSADQTAQYLRPLGVDKVDYVVSGLPFSSLPRRLGWRILEHTSQLLRPEGRLILFQYSLRNTRLFERFFRPVGQEHVLLNLPPAYVLTYEPKPADS, encoded by the coding sequence ATGCTGATAGGAATGGCCTTTCTGGAAGAGTTTCTGCGTAACCCCGCCACCGTGGGCTCGATGGTGCCCAGTTCCCGTGAGCTGACCGACAAAGTCACGGAGCCCATAGACTTTGCCACTGCTGCCTGCATCGTGGAGTATGGTCCTGGCACGGGCGTTTTTACGGATATCCTGATGGCCCGCCGCCGGCCCGAAACCGTGCTGGTGCTGATAGAGGTGAGCCGCCGGTTTTGCCAGCTGCTGCAGGAGCGCTACGCCGGCCACCCCAACGTGCACGTCATCCACGGCTCGGCCGACCAAACGGCCCAATATCTGCGGCCCCTGGGCGTCGACAAAGTTGATTACGTGGTTAGCGGCCTGCCTTTCTCGTCGTTGCCGCGCCGCCTGGGCTGGCGCATTCTGGAGCACACCAGCCAACTGCTCCGCCCCGAGGGCCGGCTGATTCTGTTTCAGTATTCACTGCGCAATACGCGGCTGTTCGAGCGGTTTTTCCGGCCGGTAGGGCAGGAGCACGTCCTGCTGAACCTGCCCCCGGCTTACGTTTTGACCTACGAGCCCAAACCCGCCGACAGCTAG
- a CDS encoding T9SS type A sorting domain-containing protein, with protein MLPEQVDRRDNRTYPPLPLTATTSKRTIYYDRHWVEITVQDLGLNAKGIRLPHYSATQDDVVGYGTLRLPKSAGGSVAVPVLMVRTHIHEIDSAYINRQPAPAVVLHALQMKQAIQHRDIYQTAFYRENSSQPALLLYHTDATYSTLRNWFSIWFTGEESLGTITGVRQAQTSAGALQVYPNPVTDGRLNLELPGERQAVQLVVRDLLGRQVATGTAFTGQPTTALRGLRAGLYVVEATTAAGQRSTGRVRVD; from the coding sequence GTGCTACCGGAACAGGTTGACCGGCGCGATAATCGTACCTACCCGCCCCTACCGCTCACCGCTACTACCTCCAAGCGAACCATCTATTACGACCGGCACTGGGTGGAAATAACAGTGCAGGACTTAGGCCTGAACGCGAAGGGCATCCGGCTACCCCACTACAGTGCTACCCAGGACGACGTGGTGGGCTACGGCACGCTGAGGCTTCCCAAGTCTGCCGGTGGCAGCGTCGCGGTTCCGGTTCTGATGGTGCGCACTCATATCCACGAAATTGACAGCGCCTACATCAATAGGCAGCCAGCCCCGGCGGTGGTGCTGCATGCCCTGCAAATGAAGCAAGCCATACAGCACCGGGATATATACCAGACGGCCTTCTACCGCGAGAATTCGTCTCAGCCGGCCCTGCTGCTCTACCACACCGACGCCACCTACAGCACGCTGCGCAACTGGTTCAGCATCTGGTTTACCGGCGAAGAAAGCTTGGGAACCATCACCGGGGTGCGCCAAGCCCAGACCAGTGCCGGCGCACTGCAGGTGTACCCAAACCCCGTAACGGATGGCCGCCTGAACCTGGAGCTGCCCGGGGAGCGGCAGGCCGTGCAGCTCGTCGTGCGGGACCTGCTGGGCCGGCAGGTGGCTACCGGAACAGCCTTTACCGGCCAGCCGACTACGGCGTTGCGGGGTTTGCGCGCGGGCCTGTACGTAGTGGAAGCTACGACAGCAGCCGGGCAGCGCAGCACCGGTCGGGTGCGGGTTGACTAA
- a CDS encoding alpha/beta fold hydrolase translates to MAPGGPAFEEHYRVVLLDLVGAGQSELAAYEPARYDTLAAHAADILEVLAVLELQDVVFVGHSVSAMIGVLAAIREPARIARLVLVAPSPRYLNDAGYNGGFEADDIDELLQAMDSNYLGWSGAITPVIMGHPERPELAAELNNSFCRTDPTIARHFARVTFLSDNRVDVPLVTTPALILQCAYDALAPLAVGHYLQRHMPAAELVILDTSGHCPHLSAPEATTEAMLHFLGLKALLPDEPR, encoded by the coding sequence GTGGCGCCTGGTGGCCCGGCCTTCGAGGAGCACTACCGCGTGGTGCTACTCGACCTGGTGGGAGCGGGACAGTCGGAGCTGGCGGCCTACGAGCCGGCGCGCTACGACACGCTGGCCGCCCACGCCGCCGACATCCTCGAAGTGCTGGCCGTGCTAGAGCTGCAGGACGTGGTATTTGTGGGCCATTCGGTGAGTGCCATGATTGGGGTGCTGGCTGCCATCCGGGAGCCCGCCCGTATTGCCCGCCTGGTCCTGGTAGCCCCTTCACCCCGCTACCTGAATGACGCCGGATACAACGGCGGCTTCGAGGCCGACGACATTGACGAGCTGCTGCAGGCCATGGACAGCAACTACCTGGGGTGGTCGGGAGCCATTACGCCCGTCATTATGGGCCACCCGGAGCGGCCCGAGCTTGCTGCTGAGCTCAACAACAGCTTTTGCCGCACCGACCCGACCATTGCCCGCCACTTTGCCCGCGTTACGTTTCTGTCCGACAACCGGGTTGATGTGCCCCTGGTAACCACACCGGCGCTTATTCTGCAGTGCGCCTACGATGCCCTGGCTCCGCTGGCCGTGGGCCATTACCTGCAGCGGCATATGCCCGCGGCCGAGCTGGTCATTCTCGATACCTCGGGTCACTGTCCGCACCTGAGCGCGCCGGAAGCTACCACCGAGGCCATGCTTCATTTCTTAGGCCTGAAAGCCCTTTTGCCGGATGAGCCCCGCTGA
- a CDS encoding PAS domain-containing protein, which produces MSPAEEEPLPELDLRLTEESVEDLYEQAPCGYCSCLPDGTLVKINQTLLTWLGYAREDLVARRCLQELLTVGGRLHYESFCAPLLLLQGQVREISYQLRLPDGRTLPVLLSAVLLRDANGQPLVIRATLFDITERRKYEQELLRARAEAESQRTLLKVQNEQLTRINGELDNFVYTASHDLKQPASNMQGLFEELKRTASFHDPRRPTCWPCSTMPCARF; this is translated from the coding sequence ATGAGCCCCGCTGAGGAAGAGCCGCTGCCGGAACTCGACCTGCGGCTCACCGAGGAAAGCGTAGAGGACCTCTACGAGCAGGCTCCCTGCGGCTACTGCTCCTGCCTGCCCGATGGTACCCTGGTTAAAATCAACCAGACGCTGCTGACTTGGCTGGGCTATGCTCGCGAGGACCTGGTGGCCCGCCGCTGCCTGCAGGAGCTGCTTACCGTGGGCGGCCGCCTGCACTACGAATCGTTTTGTGCTCCGCTGCTACTGCTGCAGGGGCAGGTGCGCGAAATCAGCTACCAGCTGCGCCTGCCCGATGGCCGGACGCTGCCAGTTCTGCTCAGCGCTGTGCTGCTGCGCGACGCCAACGGGCAGCCCCTGGTTATCCGCGCCACGCTGTTCGACATCACCGAGCGGCGCAAGTACGAGCAGGAACTACTGCGGGCCCGGGCCGAAGCCGAAAGTCAGCGGACTTTGCTAAAGGTTCAAAACGAGCAGCTTACCCGCATCAACGGGGAGCTGGACAACTTCGTGTACACGGCCTCGCACGACCTGAAGCAGCCGGCCAGCAACATGCAGGGCCTGTTTGAGGAGCTGAAGCGCACTGCCTCTTTCCACGACCCGAGGCGGCCCACATGCTGGCCATGTTCGACGATGCCCTGCGCCAGATTCTGA
- a CDS encoding sensor histidine kinase: MLAMFDDALRQILSTIDGMTEVVQLQRQLDQVPGESIELQPITEEIIRNLQPMQAAVDFSLDFSAAPRLHMTRPALHSLLYNLLSNAVKYAYPGRRPHVWISTAQTTNDLVLSVRDNGLGIDLQRHGQELFQLFRRFHPEVPGSGVGLYLVNRLVRQANGRLEVDSVLDEGTTFRIFFPLPAAG; encoded by the coding sequence ATGCTGGCCATGTTCGACGATGCCCTGCGCCAGATTCTGAGCACCATCGACGGCATGACCGAAGTGGTGCAGCTACAGCGCCAGCTCGACCAGGTGCCCGGGGAAAGTATTGAGCTGCAGCCCATCACCGAGGAAATCATTCGCAACCTGCAGCCCATGCAGGCGGCCGTCGACTTCTCTCTCGATTTCAGCGCCGCCCCGCGCCTGCACATGACGCGGCCGGCCCTGCACAGCCTGCTGTATAATTTGTTGAGCAACGCAGTGAAGTATGCTTACCCCGGCCGTCGCCCGCACGTGTGGATCAGCACGGCCCAAACCACCAACGACCTGGTGCTCAGTGTGCGCGACAATGGCCTGGGCATCGACCTGCAGCGCCACGGGCAGGAGCTTTTTCAGCTGTTTCGCCGTTTCCACCCCGAGGTGCCGGGCTCGGGCGTAGGCCTGTATCTGGTCAACCGGCTGGTGCGCCAGGCCAACGGCCGCCTGGAAGTCGACAGCGTGCTGGATGAAGGCACTACATTCCGGATATTTTTCCCGCTGCCCGCCGCCGGCTAG
- a CDS encoding gliding motility-associated C-terminal domain-containing protein, with amino-acid sequence MYQSSNYQNDWGLGAAPGVYYYLLRPAGSQEAATKGWLEVVQ; translated from the coding sequence GTGTACCAGAGCAGTAACTACCAGAACGACTGGGGCCTGGGGGCTGCTCCGGGCGTTTATTACTATCTGCTGCGCCCGGCCGGCAGCCAGGAAGCCGCTACCAAAGGCTGGCTGGAAGTAGTGCAGTAA
- a CDS encoding SBBP repeat-containing protein encodes MTASANDAFIAKLDPAGTYQWGVQAGGTGNDFANNLALDASGNCFVTGSFERTAQFGPLPSLTSIGDHDGFTAMLTSGGVWRWATPAAGRRTDNGICIAVGPGHTTYIGGEVFEYPVKLGTSPGLSINGPVIGIPSFVARMGPTTA; translated from the coding sequence TTGACTGCTTCCGCCAATGATGCTTTCATAGCGAAGCTCGACCCGGCCGGCACCTACCAATGGGGCGTACAGGCCGGGGGAACTGGCAATGACTTCGCGAATAATCTAGCCTTGGACGCCAGCGGCAACTGCTTCGTAACGGGCTCTTTTGAACGCACGGCCCAGTTTGGCCCTCTACCCTCGCTTACCAGCATAGGTGACCACGACGGGTTTACGGCCATGCTCACCTCCGGCGGCGTCTGGCGCTGGGCAACGCCGGCTGCGGGCCGCCGCACCGACAATGGTATCTGCATTGCCGTAGGCCCGGGGCACACCACTTATATCGGTGGAGAGGTCTTTGAATATCCCGTCAAGCTCGGCACTAGCCCGGGCCTGAGCATCAACGGCCCCGTCATAGGAATTCCGAGCTTCGTGGCCCGGATGGGGCCTACAACAGCTTGA
- a CDS encoding SBBP repeat-containing protein — protein sequence MSSLLPSCRILLALFLAFGSLLMVPAGARAQAPAFEMAVPVGTGPNAFSFIYDMVVDAAGNSYIVGEYSGTALYGSATITSAKTDILVVKVNPAGGVVWVAQAGGNYIDFGYAIARDAAGNLYITGTFLSPTISFGAISLVNSVNGLDSNSAEVFVAKLDPNGNWLWATKGGGVGQDDSWDIAADAAGNAYITGDYASAAAFGNVLLPAVMANNKPASEVFVAKINSQGAWQWAKSGVAGAATWAAALPSMPGEIYCWPARRILAPLLPAPSI from the coding sequence TTGTCTTCTTTACTACCTTCCTGCCGGATACTCCTGGCCCTGTTTCTCGCATTTGGCAGCCTGCTGATGGTACCGGCTGGGGCCCGGGCCCAGGCTCCTGCTTTCGAAATGGCCGTGCCCGTGGGCACGGGCCCCAACGCCTTTTCCTTTATCTACGATATGGTTGTGGACGCGGCCGGCAACAGCTATATCGTTGGTGAGTATTCTGGCACGGCCCTATATGGCTCGGCCACGATTACATCGGCCAAAACCGACATTTTGGTAGTCAAGGTTAATCCGGCCGGCGGCGTGGTCTGGGTTGCCCAGGCCGGGGGAAATTATATTGATTTTGGGTATGCCATTGCGCGGGATGCGGCCGGCAACCTCTACATCACTGGTACATTTCTGAGTCCAACAATTTCGTTTGGGGCCATTTCGCTCGTTAATTCCGTCAATGGCCTTGATTCCAACAGCGCCGAAGTATTTGTAGCGAAGCTGGACCCGAATGGCAACTGGCTCTGGGCAACCAAGGGCGGCGGCGTGGGCCAGGATGATAGCTGGGACATTGCGGCTGATGCGGCGGGCAACGCTTACATTACCGGAGACTATGCCTCCGCGGCGGCCTTTGGCAACGTTTTGCTTCCGGCCGTTATGGCCAACAATAAACCAGCCTCGGAAGTATTCGTAGCCAAAATCAATTCCCAGGGAGCTTGGCAGTGGGCTAAGTCAGGGGTAGCGGGGGCGGCTACATGGGCAGCGGCATTACCCTCGATGCCGGGGGAAATCTACTGCTGGCCGGCCAGGCGTATATTAGCCCCACTACTACCGGCCCCTTCAATCTAA
- a CDS encoding YfiT family bacillithiol transferase, which yields METNQLDLQYPIGRPTMPEGPLTPAERTEYINQLAALPAQLTAAARKAGGVRLENSYRPGGWTGRQVLHHVADVHQNFDIRFRLALTEDNPTIRPFDPNAWIELPDVAASPVTVSLALLEAVHSRWVTLLWHLTDEQWQRTFYHPTYQRTYTLDQALAQYSWHGRHHLAHIELLSRED from the coding sequence ATGGAAACCAACCAACTCGACCTGCAATACCCCATTGGCCGGCCCACTATGCCAGAAGGCCCGCTGACGCCCGCCGAGCGGACCGAATACATCAACCAGCTGGCAGCTCTGCCGGCCCAGCTCACGGCGGCGGCCCGCAAAGCCGGCGGCGTGCGGCTGGAAAATTCGTACCGCCCCGGCGGCTGGACGGGCCGGCAGGTGCTGCACCACGTGGCCGACGTGCACCAGAATTTCGACATCCGGTTCCGCCTGGCCCTGACCGAGGATAATCCTACCATCCGGCCTTTCGACCCAAATGCCTGGATTGAGTTGCCCGACGTGGCCGCTTCTCCCGTCACGGTGTCATTAGCCTTGCTGGAGGCAGTTCATTCGCGCTGGGTCACCTTGCTCTGGCACCTGACCGACGAGCAGTGGCAGCGCACGTTTTACCACCCCACTTACCAGCGCACCTACACGCTGGATCAGGCCCTGGCCCAGTATAGCTGGCACGGCCGCCACCACCTGGCTCATATCGAACTGCTGAGCCGGGAAGATTAA
- the dgoD gene encoding galactonate dehydratase, with amino-acid sequence MGLAAQSMVDKGFTAVKMNATDEMGYLDSYAKIDAAVARIAAVRAVDPYLGIGVDFHGRVHKPMAKILAKELEPFRPMFIEEPVLAENNEALREIARHTSIPIATGERMFSRWDFKQLLIDGYADIIQPDLSHAGGITECKKIISMAEAFDVAAAPHCPLGPIALAACLQVDATCHNAFIQEQSLGIHYNIGNDLLDYLVDPTVFEYHNGYANIPTGPGLGLEINEEYVKQRAQIGHDWKNPVWRNTDGSVAEW; translated from the coding sequence GTGGGGCTGGCCGCCCAGAGCATGGTGGACAAGGGCTTTACGGCCGTCAAGATGAACGCCACCGACGAGATGGGCTACCTCGACTCCTACGCCAAGATTGACGCCGCCGTGGCCCGTATTGCCGCCGTGCGCGCCGTCGACCCGTATCTAGGCATCGGAGTGGATTTTCACGGGCGGGTGCACAAGCCCATGGCTAAGATTCTGGCCAAGGAGCTGGAGCCCTTTCGGCCTATGTTTATTGAGGAGCCGGTGCTGGCCGAAAACAACGAGGCCCTGCGCGAAATTGCCCGCCACACGTCCATTCCCATTGCTACCGGGGAAAGAATGTTTTCCCGCTGGGACTTCAAACAGCTGCTCATCGACGGCTACGCCGACATCATTCAGCCCGACCTCTCCCACGCCGGCGGCATTACTGAGTGCAAGAAAATCATCAGCATGGCCGAGGCCTTCGACGTGGCCGCGGCCCCGCACTGCCCGCTCGGGCCCATTGCCCTGGCCGCTTGCCTGCAGGTGGATGCTACCTGCCACAACGCCTTCATCCAGGAGCAGAGCCTGGGTATTCACTACAACATTGGCAACGACCTGCTCGACTACCTCGTGGATCCGACCGTGTTTGAGTACCACAACGGCTACGCCAACATCCCGACCGGACCGGGACTAGGCCTGGAAATCAACGAGGAATACGTGAAGCAGCGCGCCCAGATCGGGCACGACTGGAAGAACCCCGTGTGGCGCAATACCGACGGCAGCGTGGCCGAATGGTAG
- a CDS encoding bifunctional 4-hydroxy-2-oxoglutarate aldolase/2-dehydro-3-deoxy-phosphogluconate aldolase, whose amino-acid sequence MATSVLSHLLQHQLVSIIRGANPDDLVSIVRALHAGGIRSVEITINSPKALEGIEKLATELGEEMMVGAGTVLDPETARMALNAGARFIISPTLNVKTIKMTKRYGAVSIPGAFTPTEILTAYEHGADLIKVFPASLGAAYFKDLKGPLPFIPLMPTGGVKLDNIREFQQAGAAAYGLGSSLVDTSQPVTDEYLQDLTRKAQQFVHAISNK is encoded by the coding sequence ATGGCAACTTCCGTTTTATCCCACTTGCTCCAGCACCAGCTGGTTTCGATTATCCGCGGGGCCAACCCTGACGACTTGGTGAGCATCGTGCGGGCCCTGCACGCGGGCGGTATCCGGTCGGTGGAAATTACCATCAACTCGCCCAAGGCGCTGGAGGGCATTGAGAAGCTGGCCACGGAGCTGGGCGAGGAAATGATGGTGGGTGCGGGCACCGTGCTGGACCCCGAAACGGCCCGAATGGCCCTGAATGCCGGCGCCCGGTTTATCATCTCGCCGACGCTGAACGTGAAAACCATCAAGATGACCAAGCGCTACGGGGCCGTGAGTATTCCCGGGGCCTTTACTCCCACCGAAATCCTAACGGCCTACGAGCACGGGGCCGACCTTATCAAGGTGTTTCCGGCTTCCTTGGGCGCGGCCTACTTCAAGGACCTCAAGGGGCCGCTGCCGTTTATTCCGCTCATGCCCACCGGCGGCGTGAAGCTCGACAACATCCGCGAGTTTCAGCAGGCCGGGGCAGCAGCCTATGGGCTGGGCAGCTCCCTGGTCGATACCAGCCAGCCCGTGACGGACGAGTACCTGCAGGACCTTACCCGCAAGGCTCAGCAGTTTGTGCATGCCATTTCGAACAAGTAG
- a CDS encoding heavy metal-binding domain-containing protein yields the protein MNSFLFGVLLAGSALLSSCNQQPTESADTKQPAPAAAGTEAAATPVKAALYECPMGCEGSQSDKPGKCPVCEMDLEKKS from the coding sequence ATGAATTCATTCCTGTTCGGTGTCCTGCTTGCGGGCAGCGCGCTGCTGAGCAGCTGCAACCAGCAACCAACTGAGTCGGCCGACACGAAACAGCCCGCGCCGGCTGCGGCCGGCACCGAAGCCGCTGCTACCCCGGTTAAAGCCGCTCTCTACGAGTGCCCCATGGGTTGCGAAGGCAGCCAGAGCGACAAACCTGGCAAGTGCCCGGTGTGTGAAATGGACCTGGAGAAGAAAAGCTAA